Proteins from a genomic interval of Youhaiella tibetensis:
- a CDS encoding peptide ABC transporter substrate-binding protein, translating to MKITKVLKAVATAGALALFMGGAAQAVTLNLGNGGEPGSLDPHKVSGDWENRIVGEYLEGLVAEDIQADAIPGQAESWTVSDDGLTYTFKLRADAKWTDGEPVTAQNFVDAFQRLFDPKTAAEYAYLQYPIKNSSKIASGDITDFSQLGVKAIDDKTLEITLEAPTPFFLQALTHYTAFPIRKDIIEKFGDQWTQPANIVGNGPYKITEWVPGSYIKAVKSDTYYGKDNLKIDEISFNNTEDLTAALNRYRAGELDILTDFPADQYQWLQDNLPGQAHVAPFLGVYYYVFNQSKEPLNNMEIRKALSMAVNRDVIGPDVLGTGELPAYGWVPPGTANYEGEQYVPEWSKLPYDEKVKQAAEIMAGLGYTPDHPLKLQLRYNTNDNHQRIAVAIASMWKPIGVEVELFNAEVAVHYDALRAGDFQVGRAGWLLDYNDASNTLDLLKTGVENNYGRYSNPKFDELMAQAAAERDLVKRAGYMHEAEKLAMDEFGAMPIYWYVSKNVVSPKITGFEDNAQDIHRVRWMSKSE from the coding sequence ATGAAAATTACCAAAGTCCTTAAAGCGGTCGCGACCGCCGGCGCTCTGGCGCTGTTCATGGGAGGCGCGGCGCAGGCCGTCACTCTCAATCTGGGTAACGGGGGCGAACCCGGTTCGCTCGATCCGCACAAGGTCTCCGGCGACTGGGAAAACCGTATCGTCGGCGAATATCTCGAAGGTCTGGTCGCCGAAGACATCCAGGCCGATGCCATTCCGGGCCAGGCCGAGTCCTGGACCGTTTCGGACGATGGCCTGACCTATACTTTCAAGCTACGCGCCGATGCCAAGTGGACCGACGGCGAGCCCGTCACCGCCCAGAATTTCGTGGACGCGTTCCAGCGCCTGTTCGACCCCAAGACTGCGGCCGAATACGCCTATCTCCAGTACCCGATCAAGAATTCGTCCAAGATCGCGTCCGGTGACATCACCGATTTCAGCCAGCTCGGTGTCAAGGCGATCGACGACAAGACCCTCGAGATCACCCTCGAGGCTCCCACTCCGTTCTTCCTGCAGGCCCTGACCCACTACACCGCCTTCCCGATCCGCAAGGACATCATCGAGAAGTTCGGCGACCAGTGGACGCAGCCGGCCAATATCGTGGGTAACGGCCCCTACAAGATTACCGAATGGGTGCCCGGCTCCTACATCAAGGCCGTCAAGAGCGACACCTATTACGGCAAGGACAACCTCAAGATCGACGAGATCAGCTTCAACAATACCGAAGACCTGACCGCCGCTCTCAACCGCTACCGTGCGGGCGAGCTGGATATCCTCACCGATTTCCCGGCCGACCAGTACCAGTGGCTGCAGGACAACCTGCCGGGCCAGGCACACGTGGCTCCGTTCCTGGGCGTCTACTACTACGTCTTCAACCAGTCCAAGGAACCGCTCAACAACATGGAGATCCGCAAGGCCCTCTCCATGGCGGTCAATCGTGACGTGATCGGCCCGGACGTGCTGGGCACGGGCGAACTGCCGGCCTATGGCTGGGTCCCGCCGGGTACCGCCAACTACGAAGGCGAGCAGTATGTCCCCGAGTGGTCCAAGCTCCCCTATGACGAGAAGGTCAAGCAGGCTGCCGAGATCATGGCCGGCCTGGGCTATACGCCCGACCATCCGCTCAAGTTGCAGCTGCGCTACAACACCAACGACAACCACCAGCGCATCGCCGTCGCCATCGCCTCCATGTGGAAGCCGATCGGCGTGGAAGTCGAGCTCTTCAACGCCGAAGTCGCCGTCCACTATGACGCCCTGCGCGCCGGTGACTTCCAGGTCGGCCGTGCCGGCTGGCTGCTCGACTACAACGATGCCTCCAACACTCTCGACCTCCTCAAGACGGGCGTCGAGAACAACTATGGCCGCTATTCGAACCCCAAGTTCGACGAGCTGATGGCCCAGGCCGCCGCCGAGCGTGACCTGGTCAAGCGTGCCGGTTACATGCACGAAGCCGAAAAGCTGGCCATGGATGAGTTCGGCGCCATGCCGATCTACTGGTATGTGTCCAAGAACGTCGTGTCCCCGAAGATCACCGGCTTCGAGGACAACGCCCAGGACATCCACCGCGTCCGCTGGATGAGCAAGTCGGAATAA
- a CDS encoding ABC transporter permease, protein MFGYALRRVASAIPVVLIAITLCFFILRLAPGGPFDGERALPPDVLKNLRAFYHLDQPLIVQYFIYVMGVFRGDLGPSMVMTDFSVSQLMLIGLPFTLTLGFSAFIIGTVLGLVAGALAALYQNRWPDYVLVFVVLIGLIIPNFLMANLLQLLFGVYLRWLPAGGYVPGSWIHMVLPITILVLPHGGRVARLMRGSMIEVLGTNYVRTARSKGLGTRLILARHAIKPALLPVVSYLGPGLSYLLTGSLVVEQVFALPGIGKYFITAALNRDYGLVLGTTILYMFIILVLNLIVDIVYAWLDPKVRYR, encoded by the coding sequence ATGTTCGGTTACGCCCTGCGGCGTGTCGCGTCGGCTATTCCCGTCGTGCTCATCGCCATCACTCTCTGCTTTTTCATTCTCCGGCTTGCCCCGGGTGGCCCGTTCGACGGCGAACGCGCGCTTCCGCCCGATGTGCTCAAGAACCTGCGGGCCTTCTATCACCTCGACCAGCCCCTGATCGTCCAGTACTTCATCTACGTGATGGGGGTGTTCCGCGGCGACCTCGGTCCCTCGATGGTGATGACGGATTTCTCGGTCAGCCAGCTCATGCTGATCGGCCTGCCCTTCACGCTGACGCTGGGCTTTTCGGCCTTCATCATCGGCACGGTCCTCGGCCTGGTCGCCGGCGCCCTGGCGGCGCTCTACCAGAACAGGTGGCCCGACTACGTGCTGGTCTTCGTGGTGCTGATCGGCCTCATCATTCCCAATTTCCTCATGGCGAACCTGCTGCAGCTCCTGTTCGGGGTCTATCTGCGCTGGTTGCCGGCCGGCGGCTATGTGCCCGGGTCTTGGATCCACATGGTGCTGCCCATCACCATCCTGGTTCTGCCCCATGGCGGGCGCGTCGCGCGCCTCATGCGCGGGTCCATGATCGAGGTGCTGGGCACCAATTATGTGCGCACGGCCCGCTCCAAGGGGCTGGGTACGCGGCTGATCCTGGCGCGGCACGCCATCAAGCCGGCGCTGCTGCCGGTGGTCTCCTATCTCGGGCCCGGCCTTTCCTATCTCCTCACCGGCTCGCTCGTTGTCGAGCAGGTGTTCGCGCTGCCCGGTATCGGCAAGTACTTCATCACCGCCGCCCTCAACCGTGACTACGGCTTGGTCCTGGGCACGACGATCCTCTACATGTTCATCATCCTGGTGCTGAATCTGATCGTCGACATCGTCTATGCATGGCTCGATCCCAAGGTGAGGTACCGCTGA
- a CDS encoding acyl-CoA dehydrogenase, producing MTLIVWLVGIVAVCALALRKAPLWQWAVAALAIGILARIAAGFAFDLWLVLALVPAIVLGLLSVEQIRLVVLTGPAYRFVKSILPRVSTTEQEALDAGTVGWDVELFSGKPDWSKLMDIRKLTLSEEEKAFLDGPVNEVCAMIDDWDIRHNRADLPPEVWQYLKDKGFLGMLIAKEHGGLGFSAQAQSMVVSKIASRSVAAAITVMVPNSLGPGELLEKYGTPEQKKQYLSRLAQGLEVPCFALTGPHAGSDAAGMRDVGVVAYGEYRGKQVLGVNLSWDKRYITLAPVATLVGLAFNLHDPDNHLGKGEHVGITLALIPANFPGVQIGRRHYPARSAFMNGPIKGKNVFVPMEFLIGGTDYAGQGWRMLMECLATGRAISLPAIGTVSIKQALRVTSAYARIRRQFGIPVGIMEGVADPLARMIKSAYTFEAARALTASMVDEGQRPSVLSALLKYRTTDAMRDRVNDAMDVHGGRAIQDGPSNYMFSGYANTPVAITVEGANILTRTLITFAQGALRAHPYLYREIAAVQNPDKREGLKAFDAAFGGHIAYMGHNKIASLLHGLTFARFCSSPVDHEMAGWYRQLHRYSQDFALVGDWTVVFLGGALKRKQKLSGRMADILSNLYLMSAVLRRYEDEGRIEEDRPVVDAIMADCCAAIEASFGEVFANFPNPFLGWVMRILAFPLGRHAKASSDRANYRFVRAVLRPGAFRDRLTAGTYVSMDPNDITGVLEDGFLKVTAAEEAEAKFVRAIKKRIIERRLDRDAIIDAVAAGVLTEDEAKLLRAADEATDRAIKVDDFDPDELAPRQLSRAAE from the coding sequence GGCTGGTAGGTATCGTCGCGGTCTGTGCCCTGGCGCTGCGCAAGGCGCCGCTCTGGCAGTGGGCGGTTGCCGCCCTCGCGATCGGCATCCTGGCGCGTATCGCGGCCGGCTTCGCCTTCGACCTCTGGCTCGTTCTCGCGCTGGTTCCGGCCATCGTCCTTGGGTTGCTCTCGGTCGAGCAGATCCGTCTCGTCGTCCTGACCGGGCCGGCTTACCGCTTCGTCAAATCCATCCTGCCGCGCGTCTCGACCACCGAGCAGGAAGCGCTCGATGCCGGCACCGTCGGCTGGGATGTGGAACTGTTTTCCGGCAAGCCCGACTGGTCCAAGCTCATGGACATCCGTAAGCTGACGCTGAGCGAAGAGGAAAAGGCCTTCCTCGACGGCCCCGTCAACGAAGTGTGCGCGATGATCGATGACTGGGACATCCGCCACAACCGAGCCGACCTGCCGCCCGAAGTCTGGCAATATCTCAAGGACAAGGGGTTCCTTGGCATGCTGATCGCCAAGGAGCACGGCGGCCTGGGCTTTTCGGCGCAGGCGCAGTCGATGGTCGTCTCCAAGATCGCCAGCCGCTCGGTCGCGGCCGCCATCACCGTCATGGTGCCCAATTCGCTCGGACCGGGCGAGCTGCTCGAAAAGTACGGAACGCCCGAACAGAAGAAGCAGTATCTCTCGCGCCTGGCGCAGGGGCTGGAAGTGCCGTGCTTCGCGCTTACCGGCCCGCACGCGGGTTCGGATGCCGCGGGCATGCGCGACGTGGGCGTCGTCGCCTACGGCGAATATCGCGGCAAGCAGGTGCTGGGGGTCAACCTCTCCTGGGACAAGCGCTATATCACCCTGGCCCCCGTCGCCACCCTTGTCGGGCTCGCCTTCAACCTCCATGATCCGGACAACCACCTGGGCAAGGGCGAGCATGTCGGCATCACCCTGGCTCTGATCCCGGCCAATTTTCCGGGCGTCCAGATCGGCCGGCGGCACTATCCGGCGCGCTCGGCCTTCATGAACGGGCCGATCAAGGGCAAGAACGTCTTCGTGCCCATGGAATTCCTGATCGGTGGCACCGATTATGCCGGGCAGGGCTGGCGCATGCTCATGGAGTGCCTGGCCACCGGCCGCGCCATCTCGCTGCCCGCCATCGGCACGGTTTCGATCAAGCAGGCGCTGCGCGTCACCAGTGCCTATGCTCGCATTCGCCGGCAATTCGGCATTCCGGTCGGCATCATGGAGGGAGTGGCGGACCCGCTCGCCCGCATGATCAAGTCCGCCTATACGTTCGAGGCCGCGCGCGCCCTCACCGCTTCGATGGTCGATGAAGGCCAGCGTCCGTCAGTGCTCTCGGCGCTGCTCAAGTACCGCACCACCGACGCCATGCGCGACCGGGTCAACGACGCCATGGACGTCCATGGCGGCCGCGCCATCCAGGACGGGCCGAGCAACTACATGTTCTCGGGCTACGCCAACACGCCCGTCGCCATTACCGTGGAAGGCGCCAATATCCTCACGCGCACCCTCATCACCTTCGCGCAGGGCGCGCTGCGGGCGCATCCCTATCTCTATCGCGAAATCGCGGCGGTGCAGAACCCGGATAAGCGCGAGGGGCTCAAGGCGTTCGACGCCGCCTTTGGCGGGCACATCGCCTATATGGGCCACAACAAGATCGCCAGCCTCCTCCACGGGCTGACCTTCGCCCGCTTCTGTTCCTCGCCGGTCGACCACGAGATGGCGGGCTGGTATCGCCAACTCCACCGCTATTCGCAGGACTTTGCGCTGGTGGGCGACTGGACCGTGGTGTTCCTGGGCGGGGCCCTCAAGCGCAAGCAGAAGCTCTCGGGCCGCATGGCCGATATTCTCTCCAACCTCTACCTCATGTCGGCGGTGCTGCGCCGCTACGAGGATGAGGGCCGCATCGAGGAAGACCGGCCGGTGGTGGACGCCATCATGGCCGATTGCTGCGCGGCCATCGAAGCGAGCTTCGGGGAGGTCTTCGCCAACTTCCCCAATCCGTTCCTGGGCTGGGTGATGCGCATCCTTGCCTTCCCGCTGGGCCGGCATGCCAAGGCCTCTTCGGATCGGGCCAACTACCGGTTCGTGCGCGCCGTGCTGCGGCCGGGCGCCTTCCGCGACCGGCTTACCGCCGGCACCTATGTCAGCATGGATCCCAACGACATCACCGGCGTTCTCGAAGACGGGTTTCTCAAGGTGACGGCGGCCGAGGAAGCGGAGGCGAAGTTCGTGCGGGCCATCAAGAAGCGGATTATCGAGCGTCGGCTCGATCGCGACGCAATCATCGATGCGGTGGCGGCGGGCGTGCTCACCGAGGACGAAGCCAAGCTGCTGCGCGCCGCCGACGAAGCCACCGACCGAGCCATCAAGGTAGACGACTTCGATCCGGATGAGCTCGCCCCCCGCCAACTTTCCCGCGCCGCCGAATAG
- a CDS encoding 3-hydroxyacyl-CoA dehydrogenase NAD-binding domain-containing protein — MALPELRNWTFTVDFERIGWLTIDTPGASVNTLSREAIVELETLVGHIEEMANGEELLGVVLLSGKESGFIAGADISEFDAMSDFSILSEALRRTHALFQRIENLKIPFVAGIHGFCLGGGLELALACHYRIAVNNDKTRIGFPEVNLGIFPGFGGTGRSLRQAGPIDAMQLMLAARMLRAGVARGMGLVDKLVRHRDNLRWEGRKAVLQKRRSHPAGWTKRIMGLSLARPSLVRRLREEVAKKARPEHYPAPYALIDLFEKHGDDWRTMSAGEITSFVPLMGSETATNLRRVFFLSEGLKKQVLKGSAKPQFNRVHVIGAGVMGGDIAAWCALRGLAVTLQDLDLDRIKPALDRARKLFQKRLKKPREVAAAMARLEADVEGKGVPRADVIIEAVVENLDIKHKVFLNLEARAKPTAILATNTSSIELERIAEGMKEPARLIGLHFFNPVAQLPLVEVIQSRFNSAETIALGASFVLAISKSPVVVKSAPGFLVNRVLMPYMLGAVQRVENGESKELLDAAAVAFGMPMGPIELMDTVGLDVGKSVAQELGHPVPEGSKFAALVASGKFGRKTGAGFYKWEKGKAQKGPVPEHPDLAALGRELVKPLVDTTETVVAENVVANADLADIGVILGTGFAPFLGGPIKARQDGRA; from the coding sequence GTGGCACTTCCCGAACTACGGAACTGGACGTTCACCGTCGATTTCGAACGGATCGGCTGGCTGACCATCGATACTCCCGGCGCCAGCGTCAACACGCTCTCGCGAGAGGCCATCGTCGAGCTCGAAACGCTGGTCGGACATATCGAGGAAATGGCCAATGGCGAGGAATTGCTCGGCGTCGTCCTGCTCTCGGGCAAGGAAAGCGGCTTCATCGCCGGGGCCGATATCTCAGAATTCGACGCCATGTCGGATTTTTCTATCCTGTCCGAGGCGCTGCGGCGCACCCATGCGCTCTTCCAGCGCATCGAGAACCTCAAGATACCCTTCGTCGCCGGCATCCACGGCTTCTGCCTGGGCGGCGGGCTCGAGCTGGCGCTGGCCTGCCACTACCGGATCGCGGTCAACAACGACAAGACGCGCATCGGCTTTCCCGAGGTGAACCTGGGCATCTTCCCGGGCTTCGGCGGCACCGGGCGTTCGTTGCGGCAGGCGGGGCCGATCGATGCCATGCAGCTCATGCTGGCCGCCCGCATGCTGAGGGCCGGGGTCGCGCGCGGCATGGGGCTGGTCGACAAGCTGGTGCGCCATCGTGACAACCTGCGCTGGGAGGGCCGCAAGGCGGTGCTTCAGAAGCGCCGGTCCCATCCGGCAGGCTGGACCAAGCGTATCATGGGGCTGAGCCTGGCGCGTCCGTCGCTCGTGCGGCGGCTGCGCGAGGAGGTGGCCAAGAAGGCGCGACCCGAGCACTATCCGGCGCCCTATGCGCTCATCGACCTCTTCGAAAAGCACGGCGACGACTGGCGCACCATGTCGGCGGGCGAGATCACCAGCTTCGTGCCGCTCATGGGCTCGGAGACCGCGACAAACCTGCGCCGCGTCTTCTTCCTCTCCGAGGGGCTCAAGAAGCAGGTGCTCAAGGGCAGCGCCAAGCCGCAGTTCAACCGCGTTCATGTCATCGGTGCCGGTGTGATGGGTGGCGACATCGCGGCCTGGTGTGCGCTGCGCGGACTGGCGGTGACGCTGCAGGACCTCGATCTCGATCGCATAAAGCCCGCGCTCGACCGAGCCAGAAAACTCTTCCAGAAACGCCTCAAGAAACCGCGCGAGGTTGCGGCGGCCATGGCGCGGCTCGAAGCCGATGTCGAGGGCAAGGGCGTGCCGCGCGCCGATGTCATCATCGAGGCGGTGGTCGAGAACCTCGACATCAAGCACAAGGTCTTTCTCAACCTCGAAGCCCGGGCCAAGCCCACGGCGATCCTTGCCACCAACACGTCGTCCATCGAACTCGAACGGATCGCGGAGGGCATGAAGGAGCCGGCGCGGCTCATCGGCCTTCACTTCTTCAACCCGGTGGCGCAACTGCCGCTCGTCGAGGTCATCCAGTCCCGGTTCAACAGCGCCGAGACCATTGCGCTGGGGGCCTCCTTCGTGCTGGCCATCTCCAAGAGTCCGGTCGTCGTCAAATCGGCGCCCGGCTTCCTCGTCAACCGCGTGCTCATGCCCTACATGCTCGGCGCCGTGCAGCGGGTGGAGAATGGCGAGAGCAAGGAACTGCTCGATGCCGCCGCGGTTGCCTTCGGCATGCCGATGGGGCCGATCGAACTCATGGATACCGTGGGGCTCGATGTCGGCAAGTCCGTGGCCCAGGAACTGGGGCATCCCGTCCCCGAGGGCAGCAAGTTCGCCGCGCTCGTCGCTTCGGGGAAGTTCGGGCGCAAGACCGGTGCTGGCTTTTACAAATGGGAGAAGGGCAAGGCTCAAAAAGGGCCGGTGCCCGAGCATCCGGATCTCGCCGCGCTCGGGCGCGAGCTGGTCAAGCCACTCGTCGATACCACCGAGACCGTCGTCGCCGAAAACGTCGTTGCCAATGCGGACCTCGCCGATATCGGCGTGATCCTGGGCACCGGATTTGCGCCGTTCCTGGGTGGGCCGATCAAGGCCCGGCAGGATGGCAGGGCATAA
- a CDS encoding acetyl-CoA C-acetyltransferase produces the protein MTELRRVAIVGSARIPFCRSYTGYAEESNLTMLGTTLAGLADKYNLKGEAIGEVMAGAVIGHSRDFNLAREATLDAGFSPSTPGTNVQIACGTSLQAALMLGAKIATGEIESGIAAGSDTVSDAPIVVGDKFQHRLSKLSRARSVGERFKALKGFSFGELAPVAPSTQEPRTGLSMGQHCELMARQWQISREDQDKLALRSHQNAARAYNEGFHDDLLVSCAGIWRDNNVRADTTLEKMATMKPAFDKSSGHGTLTAANSTPLTDGAASVLLASEDWARAHGLPVLAYLSMGKVSANNFAAGDGLLMAPTIAVSEMLRRSNLAFSDIDLFELHEAFAAQVLCTLKAWRDPKYNREVLERETPMGEIDPERINVKGSSLAYGHPFAATGARILGVTAKLLQSEDKERALISVCTAGGMGVAALVERAA, from the coding sequence ATGACTGAACTGCGCCGCGTCGCAATCGTCGGATCAGCCCGCATTCCCTTCTGCCGGAGCTATACCGGCTATGCCGAGGAATCCAACCTCACCATGCTCGGCACGACGCTCGCCGGGCTGGCCGACAAATATAACCTCAAGGGCGAGGCCATCGGTGAGGTTATGGCGGGCGCCGTCATCGGCCACAGCCGCGACTTCAACCTGGCGCGCGAGGCCACCCTCGATGCCGGGTTCTCCCCCAGCACGCCGGGCACCAATGTGCAGATCGCCTGCGGCACGAGCCTGCAGGCGGCGCTCATGCTGGGCGCCAAGATCGCGACCGGCGAGATCGAGAGCGGCATCGCAGCCGGCTCCGATACGGTCAGCGACGCGCCGATCGTGGTCGGCGACAAGTTCCAGCACCGCCTCTCCAAGCTCAGCCGCGCCCGCTCGGTCGGCGAACGTTTCAAGGCCCTCAAGGGCTTCTCCTTCGGCGAGTTGGCGCCGGTGGCGCCATCGACCCAGGAGCCGCGCACCGGCCTTTCCATGGGCCAGCATTGCGAACTGATGGCGCGGCAGTGGCAAATCTCGCGCGAGGACCAGGACAAGCTGGCGCTGCGCAGCCACCAGAACGCCGCGCGCGCCTATAACGAGGGGTTTCACGATGACCTGCTCGTCTCCTGCGCCGGCATCTGGCGTGACAACAACGTCCGAGCCGATACCACGCTCGAAAAGATGGCGACGATGAAGCCGGCCTTCGACAAGTCCTCGGGCCATGGCACGCTGACTGCGGCCAATTCCACTCCACTGACCGATGGCGCCGCCTCGGTGTTGCTGGCGAGCGAGGACTGGGCCAGAGCCCATGGCCTGCCGGTGCTGGCCTATCTTTCGATGGGCAAGGTTTCGGCCAACAACTTTGCCGCCGGCGACGGGCTGCTCATGGCGCCGACCATTGCGGTTTCCGAAATGCTGCGCCGGTCCAACCTCGCCTTCTCCGATATCGACCTTTTCGAGCTGCACGAGGCGTTTGCCGCCCAGGTGCTATGCACGCTCAAGGCCTGGCGGGACCCCAAGTATAACCGCGAAGTGCTCGAGCGCGAGACGCCGATGGGCGAGATCGATCCGGAGAGGATCAACGTCAAGGGTTCAAGCCTCGCCTATGGCCACCCCTTCGCCGCCACCGGCGCGCGCATCCTGGGGGTCACGGCAAAGCTCCTGCAATCGGAGGACAAGGAACGGGCGCTGATCTCGGTCTGCACGGCCGGCGGCATGGGCGTGGCGGCGCTGGTCGAGCGCGCCGCCTGA